The DNA sequence GACCTCGATCCCCTTGATGGGGACACCGGCGTCTTCGTGCTGCGCGACTTCGTGCCCTCCGGTGACGCGCTCCGCATCCGCATGCCCTTCCTTGCCGACGAACTGCATCAGCAATGGCTGTGGATCGAGAACCACCAGGGCTTCCACCGCAATGGCAGTCCAACCGACCGCTTCCATTGGGAGGACGCCGGACCCTGCATCGACCCCATCGAACCCGGCTTGTTCATGCAGATGCAGGTGGACCGCGAGAAGAGGGAAGGCACCAGCATCTACGATGGCCACGCCGACTATCTGAGGCCTCTGCCCGCCAACGGCAACTTCGACCTGTACCTGCGCGGCGACACCATCCGCGGCACTTGTCCCTTCGGCGGTGAGGCGCGCCCCTATATCCTGGACGATCGCCTGGCCAATCCGCTAACCGGCAACCACGAGCAGGAGATGCCGCTCTACGACCGTGATGGCGATGGTGCGCTGCAACGGGGCCATCATTGGGTGCCGGGTACGCGCATCCACCAAGGGCGCATGCTCGACAAGGCCGTGCTCTTCGGGCGGCCCGAGCACGCCTTCCGCATGAACGGCAAGCGCAAGCTGGGCATGGGCACCAACCCCTCCAGCGCCAATATGCTCACGCTGGTGGGCGCGCATGGCACGGACATGCACCAGGGAGGGCCGCCCAATGTGCGGGTCATCCACCTCAATGGTATTTCCGTGGAGCTGCTGGCGATGGCGGAGAACGGCGACGCCACCGTGCGTGTGCGCAGCGGCGATACGCTGCTGGAGGAGGACGTGCGCTGGTGCGCGGACAGCATCGTGCTGCCGCCGCTGCGCGGATACGATGGCCATGCGCTGGTGCTGGCACCGGGCCGCACCCTGGTGCTGGACCGTTCAGGCACGCCCACCCGCCTGGACAAGCCCGAGAGAGCCGGCGGTCAACTGTGGTACAGCAAGCCCACCCGCTTCACAGTGGCCAGCGGTTCACGCATGTGGCTGAAGCGCGGAAGCACATTGGAGTTGCGCAACGGATCGGAGGTGCACCTGATGCCCGGCAGCCTGTTGAAGCTGGAGGACAAAGCGGCCATCAAGGTGAGGTCCGGACGTGTGGTGCTGAATGGCGATGCGCGCATCGATGCCCCGAGAAAGGTGTTGAAGAGGCTGCGCGTGGTGCGCCTGCCGGGCTGATCGCCGCGGTCAGTAGGCGCGTACGTTGCGCCCCTCCATGTAGTTGATGAAGGCGCGGTTCACCACGCGATTGCCGCCGGGCGTGGGGTAGTCGCCCGTGAAGTACCAGTCGCCCGTATGGCCGGGGCAGGCGGCGTGGAGGCCCTCGATGCTCTGGAACACGAGCTTCACTTCCGCGTTGATGCCCTGGGGCGTGAGCAGCTCGGCCATCTTGTCCGAGACACGCTCCGGTGTGAAGGGCCTGTAGATGTCCTTCACCACGTTCTCCTGTTCGGCCAGCGGACGGCCCACCATGGCCAAGGCGCGGTCATAGACGTCATCGATGATGTTCTCCTGCTTGGTCTCCTTCAGCAAGGCGATGGCCGCCCGGAAGGCCGCGAGGTCGCCCATCTTCGCCATGTCGATGCCGTAGCAATCCGGATAGCGGATCTGCGGCGCGCTGCTCACCACCACGATGCGCTTCGGACCCAGCCGGTCCAGCATCTTCAGGATGCTCTGTTTCAAGGTGGTGCCGCGCACGATGCTGTCGTCGATCACCACCAGGCTGTCCACGCCGGCGCGCACGGTGCCGTAGGTGATGTCGTACACGTGGGCCACCAGGTCGTCGCGGTCGTCATCGGCGGTGATGAAGGTGCGCAACTTGGCGTCCTTGATGGCCACCTTTTCCAGTCGCGGGCGCAACTCCAGGATGGCGCGCAGTTTCGCCGGGTCGGGCGAAGGGCCGAGTTCCAGGATGCGCCGTTCTTTCAGGGCGTTGAGGCGGTCCTCCATTTCCTTCAGCATGCCGTAGCAGGCCACCTCGGCGGTGTTGGGGATGAAGCTGAAGACGGTGTGCTCCAGATCGTGCTCCACCACCTCGAGGATCGCGGGGCACACGCTGCGGCCCAGTGCGATGCGCTCGCGGTACACGTCCTGGTCGCTGCCCCGGCTGAAGTAGATGCGCTCGAAGCTGCACGATCGTTTGGACAGCGGCTCCCTGATCTGTTCCTCCGCGTAGGAGCCGTCCTTGCGGATGATGAGCGCATGGCCCGGCCGCACTTCCTGCACGGCTTCGGTGGGCAGGTTGAAGGCGGTCTGGATGGCGGGGCGCTCGCTGGCCACCACCACCACTTCCTCATCGGCGTACCAGTAGGCCGGGCGTATGCCGGAAGGATCGCGCAGCACGAAGGCGTCGCCATGGCCGATGAGGCCCGCCAGCGCGTAGCCCCCGTCAAAGTCGGCCGCGCTGTTGGTGAGGATGGTGCGCACATCGAGCTTCTCGCTGATCACCTGTGTGATCTGCCGCTCGTTGTAGCCCAGCTGCCGGTGCATCGCGGCGAGGCGGTCGTTCTCCACATCCAGGAAGTGGCCGATCTTTTCCAGCACCGTCATGGTGTCGCTGCGCTCCTTGGGATGCTGGCCGATGGAGACGAGCAGGTCGAAGAGCTCGTCCACGTTGGTCATGTTGAAGTTGCCGGCCACCACCAGGTTGCGCGTCATCCAGTTGTTGAGGCGGCGGCGTGGGTGGCAGTTCTCCAGGCTGTCGCGCCCGAAGGTGGCGTAGCGCAGATGGCCCAGCAGCACCTCGCCCAGGAAGGGCACCCGGTCGCGTAGCCGGGCGAGGTCGGTGGCCATGGCGGGGTCCTCTTTCAGGGCCTCGGCATAGCCGCGATAGACCGTGCCGAAGATCTTCTGGAT is a window from the Flavobacteriales bacterium genome containing:
- a CDS encoding class II glutamine amidotransferase; protein product: MSDAIKHECGIALIRLRKPLDHYQQRHGTALYGLNKLYLLMEKQHNRGQDGAGIASIKIDPAPGLNYIDRERSTDKQAIQKIFGTVYRGYAEALKEDPAMATDLARLRDRVPFLGEVLLGHLRYATFGRDSLENCHPRRRLNNWMTRNLVVAGNFNMTNVDELFDLLVSIGQHPKERSDTMTVLEKIGHFLDVENDRLAAMHRQLGYNERQITQVISEKLDVRTILTNSAADFDGGYALAGLIGHGDAFVLRDPSGIRPAYWYADEEVVVVASERPAIQTAFNLPTEAVQEVRPGHALIIRKDGSYAEEQIREPLSKRSCSFERIYFSRGSDQDVYRERIALGRSVCPAILEVVEHDLEHTVFSFIPNTAEVACYGMLKEMEDRLNALKERRILELGPSPDPAKLRAILELRPRLEKVAIKDAKLRTFITADDDRDDLVAHVYDITYGTVRAGVDSLVVIDDSIVRGTTLKQSILKMLDRLGPKRIVVVSSAPQIRYPDCYGIDMAKMGDLAAFRAAIALLKETKQENIIDDVYDRALAMVGRPLAEQENVVKDIYRPFTPERVSDKMAELLTPQGINAEVKLVFQSIEGLHAACPGHTGDWYFTGDYPTPGGNRVVNRAFINYMEGRNVRAY